In the genome of Streptomyces pactum, one region contains:
- the recA gene encoding recombinase RecA, with protein sequence MAGTDREKALDAALAQIERQFGKGAVMRMGERPNEPIEVIPTGSTALDVALGVGGLPRGRVVEVYGPESSGKTTLTLHAVANAQRAGGTVAFVDAEHALDPDYAQKLGVDTDSLILSQPDNGEQALEITDMLIRSGALDLIVIDSVAALVPRAEIEGEMGDSHVGLQARLMSQALRKITGALNQSKTTAIFINQLREKVGVMFGSPETTTGGRALKFYASVRLDIRRIETLKDGTEAVGNRTRVKVVKNKVAPPFKQAEFDILYGQGISREGGLIDMGVEHGFIRKSGAWYTYEGDQLGQGKENARNFLKDNPDLANEIEKKIKEKLGIGVKAADPAGEPGADAATTADPAAAPVKAAPATAVKAGAKTAKATAAKS encoded by the coding sequence ATGGCAGGAACCGACCGCGAGAAGGCGCTCGACGCCGCGCTCGCGCAGATTGAACGGCAATTCGGCAAGGGCGCCGTGATGCGGATGGGCGAGCGGCCGAACGAGCCGATCGAGGTCATCCCCACCGGCTCGACCGCCCTCGACGTGGCCCTGGGCGTCGGCGGTCTGCCGCGCGGCCGGGTGGTCGAGGTGTACGGGCCGGAGTCCTCCGGCAAGACCACGCTGACCCTGCACGCCGTGGCCAACGCCCAGCGGGCCGGCGGCACCGTGGCCTTCGTCGACGCCGAGCACGCGCTCGACCCGGACTACGCCCAGAAGCTGGGGGTGGACACCGACTCGCTGATCCTCTCCCAGCCGGACAACGGCGAGCAGGCGCTGGAGATCACGGACATGCTGATCCGCTCCGGCGCGCTGGACCTGATCGTCATCGACTCGGTGGCCGCGCTGGTGCCGCGTGCCGAGATCGAGGGCGAGATGGGCGACTCGCACGTCGGCCTCCAGGCCCGGCTGATGAGCCAGGCGCTGCGGAAGATCACCGGTGCGCTCAACCAGTCCAAGACCACCGCGATCTTCATCAACCAGCTCCGCGAGAAGGTCGGCGTGATGTTCGGCTCGCCGGAGACCACGACCGGTGGCCGCGCGCTGAAGTTCTACGCCTCGGTACGGCTGGACATCCGCCGCATCGAGACCCTCAAGGACGGCACCGAGGCGGTCGGCAACCGCACCCGCGTCAAGGTCGTCAAGAACAAGGTCGCCCCGCCGTTCAAGCAGGCCGAGTTCGACATCCTCTACGGCCAGGGCATCAGCCGTGAGGGCGGCCTGATCGACATGGGTGTGGAGCACGGCTTCATCCGCAAGTCGGGCGCCTGGTACACCTACGAGGGCGACCAGCTGGGCCAGGGCAAGGAGAACGCCCGGAACTTCCTCAAGGACAACCCGGACCTGGCCAACGAGATCGAGAAGAAGATCAAGGAGAAGCTCGGCATCGGCGTCAAGGCCGCCGACCCCGCGGGCGAGCCCGGAGCCGACGCGGCGACCACCGCCGACCCGGCCGCCGCGCCCGTGAAGGCCGCACCGGCCACCGCGGTGAAGGCCGGGGCGAAGACGGCCAAGGCCACCGCGGCCAAGAGCTGA
- the recX gene encoding recombination regulator RecX, with translation MTRRTDWPDPPDHPAGGAGTDGGETRRAFGAGGRDRRSPGAPGAGDGGAAGEQPRSPEEQARAICLRLLTGTPRTRQQLADALRKRGIPDEVAQEVLARFEDVGLIDDAAFAGAWVESRHHSRGLARRALARELRTKGVDSAVIDDAVGRLDAEQEEHTARQLVERKLASTRGLDPDKRLRRLAGMLARKGYPEGLALRVVRRALEEEGEDTALLDHHLPED, from the coding sequence ATGACGCGGCGAACCGACTGGCCCGATCCGCCGGACCACCCGGCCGGCGGCGCGGGCACGGACGGAGGGGAGACCCGCCGGGCCTTCGGGGCAGGGGGCCGGGACCGCCGATCCCCGGGCGCGCCCGGTGCCGGTGACGGCGGCGCGGCGGGGGAGCAGCCGCGCAGCCCCGAGGAGCAGGCCCGGGCGATCTGCCTGCGGCTGCTGACCGGGACCCCGCGCACCCGGCAGCAGCTCGCGGACGCGCTGCGGAAGCGGGGCATCCCCGACGAGGTGGCCCAGGAGGTCCTCGCCCGGTTCGAGGACGTGGGCCTGATCGACGACGCGGCGTTCGCCGGGGCCTGGGTGGAGTCCCGGCACCACAGCCGGGGCCTGGCCCGCCGCGCACTCGCCCGGGAGCTGCGCACCAAGGGCGTGGACTCCGCCGTGATTGACGACGCCGTGGGCCGGCTCGACGCGGAGCAGGAGGAGCACACCGCCCGGCAGCTGGTGGAGCGCAAGCTCGCGAGCACCCGGGGCCTCGACCCCGACAAGCGGCTCCGGCGCCTGGCCGGAATGCTCGCCCGCAAGGGGTACCCGGAAGGGTTGGCGCTGCGCGTGGTGCGGCGCGCACTGGAGGAAGAGGGGGAGGACACCGCCCTCCTCGACCACCACCTCCCCGAGGACTGA
- a CDS encoding rhodanese-like domain-containing protein: protein MTYRTVDELLAEARAELDRVTPAEAAPLRASGGILVDIRYAALRDRDGTIPGALIVERNELEWRLDPLCDHRLPEATGHDLPVVVICNEGYASSLAAVSLRRLGLRRATDLVGGFQAWRAAGLPVRP, encoded by the coding sequence ATGACGTACCGCACCGTCGACGAACTCCTCGCCGAGGCCCGCGCCGAGCTGGACCGGGTGACCCCCGCCGAGGCCGCCCCGCTCCGGGCCTCCGGCGGGATCCTGGTGGACATCCGGTACGCGGCACTGCGGGACCGGGACGGCACCATCCCCGGCGCGCTGATCGTGGAGCGCAACGAACTGGAGTGGCGCCTCGATCCGCTCTGCGACCACCGGCTGCCCGAGGCCACCGGACACGACCTGCCGGTGGTGGTGATCTGCAACGAGGGGTACGCGTCGAGCCTCGCCGCGGTGTCCCTGCGCCGCCTCGGGCTGCGTCGGGCGACGGACCTGGTGGGCGGCTTCCAGGCATGGCGCGCGGCCGGCCTCCCGGTACGTCCCTGA
- a CDS encoding cysteine dioxygenase yields the protein MSSVSPASPVSAGQPTPARPPAPAAHAHPRFRHSSRPCHTPAGRPSPPFRYAAGSTAPDPAADTAPAAPGAPGSAELLAFARRVAADTALVSALPLDPEGRTWLRLDGPGGSEAWLIGWPPGTGTGWHDHGGSHGAFVTAAGELVEQSLAVQLPTEGWKTLELADGVDRERRLAPGRGRAFGSHHVHQVLNTSADRHAVSVHAYFPPLPLMRRYSRSGPLLRLEQVERPEEWA from the coding sequence GTGTCTTCCGTGTCACCCGCTTCGCCCGTCTCCGCCGGGCAGCCCACCCCTGCCCGGCCTCCCGCCCCTGCCGCGCACGCGCACCCCCGCTTCCGCCACTCCTCCCGCCCCTGTCACACCCCGGCCGGCCGGCCGTCCCCCCCGTTCCGGTACGCGGCCGGTTCCACGGCACCGGATCCGGCCGCCGATACGGCCCCGGCCGCCCCGGGCGCGCCCGGCTCCGCGGAACTGCTCGCCTTCGCCCGGCGGGTCGCCGCCGACACCGCTCTGGTCTCCGCGCTCCCCCTCGATCCGGAGGGCCGCACCTGGCTGCGGCTGGACGGGCCCGGGGGCAGCGAGGCATGGCTGATCGGCTGGCCACCGGGCACCGGTACGGGCTGGCACGACCACGGCGGCTCGCACGGCGCGTTCGTGACCGCCGCGGGCGAACTCGTCGAACAGTCCCTCGCCGTCCAGCTCCCGACCGAGGGCTGGAAGACGCTGGAGCTGGCCGACGGCGTGGACCGCGAACGCCGGCTCGCCCCGGGACGCGGCCGGGCCTTCGGGTCGCACCACGTCCACCAGGTGCTCAACACATCGGCCGACCGGCACGCGGTGTCGGTGCACGCCTACTTCCCGCCCCTGCCGCTGATGCGCCGCTACAGCCGGTCCGGGCCGCTGCTCCGTCTGGAGCAGGTCGAACGTCCGGAGGAGTGGGCATGA
- a CDS encoding putative leader peptide: MTDTRLPRFWRRVHVDLLRYAGCVCRPSC; this comes from the coding sequence GTGACCGACACCCGGCTGCCGCGCTTCTGGCGGAGGGTCCACGTGGACCTGCTCCGCTACGCGGGCTGCGTGTGTCGCCCGTCCTGCTGA
- a CDS encoding FAD-dependent monooxygenase: MDPVIIAGAGPVGLSLALALARRGVPVVVLDEGTGVDERRPARTAVLRPDTAALVTRLGCAEALGHERWTGWRTVRRRGVVQEVPLGAPAGYGPGMAAGPGRPAGAETGTAAPVHLVQHDLTRTLRALLAHMAGSGLVTLAPGSRVDTLEQDAAGVSVHTRGPAGTWWRGSYLVGCDGPRSTVRKLLGIRFPGRTAVERHAVAALRTELPRPGEALLHRMPPWRDADDEVTARPLPGGVWRLDWLLPPGRDLVTPEALLARVEDTLTGWCGDPAPPYQLLDTGVYTVHHRLARRWRAGRAFLAGDAAHLLGALGTQGLDEGLRDVANLTWKLALAWHEGATGADVLLDSYQTERRGAVGARLRAADRALPLVRASGGWSTVRRTVLPGAARGHDALLTDSHLGRGPLGAPPAYPRSPLAPATAPSGCVTVATALGEPVADVPVTTPDGTTAGLRDRLGGDPLVVLVAPGTGVWDRRHWLRAGLMPRLSAAIAALPLAAELLVAEEYPGAAAHTVLLVRPDGHLAAAMSGVRPAELYACADALRGGATASGARTADEETPRKALRKAPSGTAQDSPTTAGH, translated from the coding sequence GTGGATCCGGTGATCATCGCCGGGGCGGGGCCGGTCGGCCTCTCCCTGGCCCTGGCGCTGGCCCGTCGCGGCGTGCCGGTGGTGGTGCTGGACGAGGGCACCGGCGTGGACGAGCGCCGCCCGGCCAGGACCGCGGTGCTGCGGCCGGACACGGCGGCGCTGGTGACCCGGCTGGGCTGCGCGGAGGCGCTGGGCCACGAACGGTGGACGGGCTGGCGGACCGTGCGGCGGCGCGGCGTGGTCCAGGAGGTCCCACTCGGCGCCCCGGCCGGGTACGGGCCCGGCATGGCGGCCGGCCCCGGGCGTCCCGCGGGCGCGGAGACCGGGACGGCGGCTCCGGTGCACCTGGTGCAGCACGACCTGACCCGGACGCTGCGCGCCCTCCTCGCCCACATGGCGGGATCGGGCCTGGTCACCCTCGCGCCCGGCAGCCGGGTGGACACCCTGGAGCAGGACGCGGCGGGCGTCTCGGTGCACACCCGGGGCCCGGCGGGCACCTGGTGGCGCGGCAGCTACCTGGTCGGCTGCGACGGTCCCCGCTCCACCGTCCGCAAACTCCTGGGCATCCGTTTCCCCGGCCGCACCGCGGTGGAGCGGCACGCCGTCGCCGCGCTCCGCACCGAACTCCCCCGGCCCGGCGAGGCGCTGCTGCACCGCATGCCGCCGTGGCGGGACGCCGACGACGAGGTGACGGCCCGTCCGCTGCCCGGCGGCGTGTGGCGGCTGGACTGGCTGCTGCCGCCCGGCCGGGACCTGGTCACCCCCGAGGCGCTGCTGGCCCGGGTCGAGGACACCCTGACCGGCTGGTGCGGCGACCCGGCCCCGCCCTACCAGCTCCTGGACACCGGGGTGTACACCGTCCACCACCGGCTCGCCAGGCGCTGGCGGGCCGGCCGGGCGTTCCTCGCCGGGGACGCGGCCCACCTGCTCGGCGCGCTGGGGACCCAGGGGCTGGACGAAGGGCTGCGGGACGTGGCCAACCTCACCTGGAAACTGGCGCTCGCCTGGCACGAGGGCGCCACCGGCGCGGACGTGCTGCTCGACAGCTACCAGACCGAGCGGCGCGGCGCGGTGGGCGCCCGGCTGCGCGCCGCGGACCGGGCACTGCCGCTGGTACGGGCCTCCGGCGGCTGGTCCACGGTGCGGCGCACCGTGCTGCCCGGAGCGGCCCGCGGCCACGACGCGCTGCTCACCGACAGCCACCTCGGCCGCGGTCCGCTGGGCGCACCGCCCGCGTACCCCCGGTCTCCGCTGGCCCCCGCCACCGCGCCCAGCGGCTGTGTCACGGTGGCCACCGCACTCGGCGAACCGGTGGCCGACGTCCCGGTGACCACTCCGGACGGGACCACCGCCGGCCTGCGCGACCGGCTCGGCGGGGACCCGCTGGTGGTGCTGGTGGCCCCGGGCACCGGGGTGTGGGACCGCCGGCACTGGCTCCGCGCGGGGCTGATGCCGCGGCTCTCCGCCGCCATCGCGGCGCTGCCGCTGGCCGCGGAACTGCTGGTCGCCGAGGAGTACCCGGGTGCGGCGGCGCACACCGTGCTGCTGGTGCGCCCGGACGGCCACCTGGCCGCGGCGATGTCCGGGGTCCGGCCCGCCGAGCTGTACGCCTGCGCGGACGCGCTGCGCGGCGGCGCCACGGCCTCCGGCGCCCGGACCGCCGACGAGGAGACACCCCGGAAGGCGCTGCGGAAGGCCCCGTCCGGCACGGCGCAGGACTCCCCCACCACGGCGGGCCACTGA
- a CDS encoding amino acid ABC transporter permease yields the protein MSNNLSVLYDAPGPRARRRNHLYTVLFVVALALAAWWVLDTMAEKHQLDGDKWKPFVTDGRVWTEYLLPGLGETLKAALLAILIALPLGAALGIARLSDHRWVRVPAGVVVEFFRAIPVLMLMLFANQAYSEFTTVESEVRPLIAVVTGLVLYNASVIAEVVRAGILSLPRGQNDAAQAIGMRKGQIMVSVLLPQAVTVMLPALVSQLVVIVKDTALGGALLGFEELFTQISLIDSFYANTIAALVVVALVYVVVNTALTSFAGWLEGRLRRGRRSGGVVPPKAAGDPADDLVKLTDQAGGRAV from the coding sequence ATGAGCAACAACCTCTCCGTTCTCTACGACGCCCCCGGCCCGCGGGCCCGGCGGCGCAACCACCTCTACACCGTCCTGTTCGTGGTCGCCCTCGCCCTCGCCGCCTGGTGGGTGCTGGACACCATGGCGGAGAAGCACCAGCTGGACGGCGACAAGTGGAAGCCGTTCGTCACCGATGGCCGGGTCTGGACCGAGTACCTCCTCCCGGGCCTGGGCGAGACCCTCAAGGCCGCCCTGCTGGCCATCCTGATCGCACTGCCGCTGGGCGCCGCGCTGGGCATCGCGCGCCTGTCCGACCACCGGTGGGTGCGGGTCCCGGCCGGTGTGGTGGTGGAGTTCTTCCGCGCCATCCCGGTGCTGATGCTGATGCTCTTCGCCAACCAGGCGTACTCGGAGTTCACCACCGTCGAGTCGGAGGTGCGCCCGCTGATCGCCGTGGTGACCGGCCTGGTGCTGTACAACGCGTCGGTCATCGCCGAGGTGGTCCGGGCGGGCATCCTCTCGCTGCCCCGCGGCCAGAACGACGCCGCGCAGGCGATCGGCATGCGCAAGGGCCAGATCATGGTCTCGGTGCTGCTGCCGCAGGCGGTGACCGTGATGCTGCCGGCGCTCGTCAGCCAGCTGGTCGTCATCGTGAAGGACACCGCGCTGGGCGGCGCGCTGCTGGGCTTCGAGGAGCTGTTCACCCAGATCTCGCTGATCGACTCCTTCTACGCCAACACCATCGCCGCGCTGGTCGTGGTCGCGCTGGTCTACGTGGTGGTGAACACCGCGCTCACCTCCTTCGCCGGCTGGCTGGAGGGCCGGCTGCGGCGCGGCCGCAGGAGCGGCGGCGTGGTCCCGCCCAAGGCCGCCGGCGACCCGGCGGACGACCTGGTGAAGCTGACCGACCAGGCCGGCGGCCGGGCCGTGTGA
- a CDS encoding amino acid ABC transporter permease has translation MFDFLEGYDLLAAFWVTVKLTVFSAIGSLIWGTLLAAMRVSPVPVMRAFGTAYVNIVRNTPLTIVIVFASLGLYQTLGISLLGGTLDDINFQLAVLALAAYTASFVCEALRSGINTVPVGQAEAARALGLNFRQVLTLVVLPQAFRAVVAPLANVLIALTKNTTVAAAIGVAEAATLMKDMIENESDAIFLVFSVFAFGFVVLTLPTGLLLGWLSKRVAVKR, from the coding sequence GTGTTCGATTTTCTTGAAGGGTACGACCTGCTGGCGGCCTTCTGGGTCACGGTGAAGCTCACCGTGTTCTCGGCCATCGGCTCCCTGATCTGGGGAACCCTCCTCGCCGCCATGCGGGTCAGCCCGGTCCCGGTCATGCGGGCCTTCGGCACCGCGTACGTGAACATCGTGCGGAACACTCCGCTGACCATCGTCATCGTCTTCGCCTCCCTGGGGCTGTACCAGACGCTGGGCATATCGCTCCTCGGCGGCACGCTCGACGACATCAACTTCCAGCTGGCGGTCCTGGCCCTGGCGGCGTACACCGCCTCGTTCGTCTGCGAGGCGCTGCGGTCGGGCATCAACACCGTCCCCGTCGGGCAGGCCGAGGCGGCCCGGGCACTGGGCCTGAACTTCCGTCAGGTGCTGACCCTGGTGGTCCTGCCGCAGGCGTTCCGCGCGGTGGTGGCGCCGCTGGCCAACGTGCTGATCGCCCTCACCAAGAACACCACGGTGGCCGCGGCCATCGGGGTGGCCGAGGCCGCGACGCTGATGAAGGACATGATCGAGAACGAGAGTGACGCCATCTTCCTGGTGTTCTCGGTCTTCGCCTTCGGTTTCGTCGTCCTGACCCTCCCGACCGGCCTGCTGCTCGGCTGGCTCAGCAAGCGTGTGGCGGTGAAGCGATGA
- a CDS encoding glutamate ABC transporter substrate-binding protein: protein MKFRRTAAAAAAVLSLSLTATACGSGDDDKIKIGIKFDQPGLGLKTPDGKYQGFDVDVAKYVAKELGYDEKDIEWKQAPSAERENMLSRGDVKLIVATYSITPERKEKVSFAGPYLLAHQDLLIRADDNSIKDVKDINSKKLCSVTGSTSAQNVKKDFAPDAELQRYNQYSQCLTGLENKNLDALTTDDSILAGYAAQDKHKGKFKLAGLQLSDENYGIGIKKGDKDLQTKINKALQKMIDEGAWDKAVKDNFGPANYKNEPAPQITEKG, encoded by the coding sequence ATGAAGTTCCGCAGGACGGCCGCCGCGGCCGCCGCCGTGCTCTCCCTGTCCCTCACCGCCACCGCCTGCGGCTCCGGCGACGACGACAAGATCAAGATCGGCATCAAGTTCGACCAGCCGGGTCTGGGCCTGAAGACGCCGGACGGCAAGTACCAGGGCTTCGACGTCGATGTCGCCAAGTACGTCGCCAAGGAACTCGGTTACGACGAGAAGGACATCGAGTGGAAGCAGGCGCCCAGCGCCGAGCGCGAGAACATGCTCTCGCGCGGCGACGTGAAGCTCATCGTCGCCACCTACTCGATCACCCCCGAGCGCAAGGAGAAGGTCAGCTTCGCGGGGCCGTACCTGCTGGCCCACCAGGATCTGCTGATCCGCGCGGACGACAACTCCATCAAGGACGTCAAGGACATCAACTCCAAGAAGCTGTGCTCGGTCACCGGCTCCACGTCCGCCCAGAACGTCAAGAAGGACTTCGCGCCCGACGCGGAGCTGCAGCGCTACAACCAGTACTCGCAGTGCCTGACCGGCCTGGAGAACAAGAACCTGGACGCGCTGACCACCGATGACTCGATCCTCGCGGGCTACGCCGCACAGGACAAGCACAAGGGGAAGTTCAAGCTCGCCGGCCTCCAGCTGAGCGACGAGAACTACGGCATCGGCATCAAGAAGGGCGACAAGGACCTGCAGACCAAGATCAACAAGGCGCTGCAGAAGATGATCGACGAGGGCGCCTGGGACAAGGCCGTCAAGGACAACTTCGGCCCGGCGAACTACAAGAACGAGCCCGCTCCGCAGATCACCGAGAAGGGCTGA
- a CDS encoding amino acid ABC transporter ATP-binding protein produces MSEVSVTKDAATAAGELVALSGVNKHFGALHVLQDINLSISRGEVVVVIGPSGSGKSTLCRTINRLETIDSGSITIDGNPLPDEGKELARLRADVGMVFQSFNLFAHKTVLENVTLGQIKVRRTEKKAAEEKARALLDRVGVGTQADKYPAQLSGGQQQRVAIARALAMEPKVMLFDEPTSALDPEMINEVLDVMRQLAQDGMTMVVVTHEMGFARSAANRVVFMADGRIVEEAAPEQFFSNPRSDRAKDFLSKILHH; encoded by the coding sequence ATGAGCGAAGTATCGGTGACCAAGGACGCCGCGACGGCGGCGGGCGAACTGGTCGCGCTGTCAGGAGTCAACAAACACTTCGGCGCGCTGCACGTGCTCCAGGACATCAACCTGTCCATATCCCGGGGTGAGGTCGTCGTCGTCATCGGACCCTCGGGTTCGGGCAAATCGACCCTGTGCCGCACGATCAACCGGCTGGAGACGATCGACTCCGGGTCGATCACCATCGACGGGAACCCGCTGCCCGATGAGGGCAAGGAGCTGGCCAGGCTCCGCGCCGACGTCGGCATGGTCTTCCAGTCGTTCAACCTCTTCGCGCACAAGACGGTGCTGGAGAACGTCACTCTGGGCCAGATCAAGGTGCGCAGGACGGAGAAGAAGGCCGCCGAGGAGAAGGCCCGCGCGCTGCTGGACCGGGTCGGCGTCGGCACCCAGGCCGACAAGTACCCGGCGCAGCTGTCGGGCGGTCAGCAGCAGCGGGTGGCCATCGCCCGCGCGCTGGCCATGGAGCCGAAGGTGATGCTCTTCGACGAGCCGACCTCCGCGCTCGACCCGGAGATGATCAACGAGGTGCTCGACGTGATGCGGCAGCTCGCCCAGGACGGCATGACGATGGTCGTCGTCACGCACGAGATGGGCTTCGCCCGCTCCGCCGCCAACCGGGTCGTCTTCATGGCGGACGGCCGCATCGTCGAAGAGGCCGCGCCGGAGCAGTTCTTCAGCAACCCGCGCAGCGACCGCGCCAAGGACTTCCTGTCCAAGATCCTGCACCACTGA